Proteins encoded within one genomic window of Humulus lupulus chromosome 1, drHumLupu1.1, whole genome shotgun sequence:
- the LOC133794698 gene encoding homeobox protein LUMINIDEPENDENS isoform X4, with amino-acid sequence MQTHRCKSIIPRNGSWCTFNKNWQVFVCRQRKRPRDLLNPKAVKYMQSVFSVKDAVSKKECREICALYGVTVTQVREFFASQRSRVRRLVRLSRENATKSNSFAELNDGVHASSDLLLPIQPVPLNTIGPTSVEETPPCSTKDDVLPGIDDLDKQFVENIFSLMRKEETYSGQVKLMEWILQIKNSAVLYWFLSKGGMMILATWLSQAAEEEQTSILFVILNVLCHLPLHKALPVHMSAILQSVNRLRFYRTSDISNRARILLSKWSKLLANSEALKKPNCLKFSSDAQQQIMLKQSLSDVIGDDSWQSSIDTSENLLDSSENVRKSEPIQSVKLLPASSDDSTKKHILGLSSSQFRERRKVQLVEQPGQRAAGRSPQTTRAGPLNQGRPMSADDIQKAKLRAQYMQSKYVKANSSCENKAAKTEALNKPSTSQVSNVSTASKVLVRPSMEEHKKPTLTPLKVPNTLEASLESKPRTDLKESAWEKRSRVQNLWQTPPEVKLSQQWRVGTGDNSKEAEFQKNRNRREKETFYQTNQEIPLNPKEPWDREMDYDDSLTPEIPIEQLPEPNGGSNAEAHVSPKHGVDSAVTQIVASQRAVGSVPLPPDTSQSGNASTAEPDLELLAVLLKNPELVFALTSGQAANLSSEETVKLLDMIKAGNATSNNGINRQVEEKVEVSLPSPTPSTNPGTSGWRPEGVRNPFSRVPLPKRVAESPPAVATAKSVLPSHMLAPHNPPVMSSYSLSQVTSMVHEKYSPLGSSLHQPPLTSSSIVHTNLPPATGPMYNLHPQDVSSLRLESATNIKPQASMSNNMYNVEERRHHSFPTLLPVAPSRLMLPHMHQQQYQPQQQQQHYAEPSPSVPMYSKQIGKSSNAPDSWRPQQNLPSNYNPIVNQNNSNYHRGLYVEEDEFESWSPDNSPSRNSEYGGLGRSFPEPRMDSGRGYRPTDQSRVRSSPGYRDSNRHGNRRWRDQRRR; translated from the exons ATGCAGACTCACCGGTGCAAATCCATTATCCCAAGAAATG GCAGCTGGTGCACTTTCAATAAAAATTGGCAAGTCTTTGTGTGCAGGCAGA GAAAAAGACCAAGAGATTTACTAAACCCCAAGGCTGTCAAGTATATGCAGTCTGTTTTTTCTGTTAAAGATGCAGTTAGTAAGAAGGAGTGTCGCGAGATCTGTGCTCTATATGGTGTCACAGTCACGCAG GTTCGTGAATTTTTTGCTAGTCAGCGTTCAAGAGTCAGAAGATTAGTTCGGTTGTCGAGGGAAAATGCAACGAAATCTAATTCATTTGCAGAACTGAATGATGGAGTTCATGCAAGCTCTGATCTTTTACTACCTATTCAACCAGTTCCCTTAAATACTATTGGTCCCACCAGTGTAGAAGAAACACCACCTTGCTCAACAAAAGATGATGTTCTACCTGGCATAGATGACTTAGATAAGCAATTTGTTGAGAATATTTTTAGTTTGATGCGGAAAGAAGAAACATATTCTGGGCAAGTGAAGCTGATGGAGTGGATTTTGCAGATAAAAAATTCTGCAGTATTATATTG GTTTTTAAGTAAAGGTGGCATGATGATTTTAGCAACATGGTTAAGTCAAGCAGCTGAGGAAGAACAAACAAGCATTTTGTTTGTGATTTTAAAT GTCCTTTGTCATTTGCCTCTTCATAAAGCTCTTCCTGTACATATGTCAGCTATACTGCAAAGTGTTAACAGATTGCGGTTTTACAGGACATCAG ACATATCAAACAGGGCAAGAATTTTGTTATCAAAATGGAGCAAGTTATTGGCAAATAGTGAAGCCTTAAAGAAACCGAATTGCTTAAAATTTTCTAGTGATGCACAGCAACAGATAATGCTTAAGCAGAG TTTAAGTGATGTTATTGGAGATGATTCATGGCAGTCCAGTATTGATACTTCT GAAAACCTTCTTGATAGTTCAGAAAATGTCAG GAAATCTGAACCCATTCAATCCGTGAAACTTTTGCCAGCATCTTCAGATGATTCAACTAAGAAGCACATTCTTGGTTTATCTTCATCCC AATTTAGAGAACGCAGAAAAGTTCAGTTGGTGGAACAGCCTGGCCAGAGAGCTGCTGGAAGAAGTCCACAGACTACTCGAGCAGGGCCATTGAATCAGGGCAGACCAATGTCTGCTGATGATATCCAAAAAGCAAAACTTCGAGCACAATATATGCAAAGCAAATACGTGAAAGCTAATTCATCTTGTGAAAATAAAGCAGCGAAGACTGAAGCGCTTAACAAACCTTCAACTTCTCAGGTCAGCAATGTGTCTACAGCTTCTAAAGTTCTAGTTCGACCTAGTATGGAAGAACACAAGAAACCTACGTTAACTCCCCTGAAAGTTCCCAACACACTGGAAGCTTCTCTTGAGTCAAAGCCAAGAACAGATTTGAAAGAGTCCGCGTGGGAGAAGCGTAGCAGAGTCCAGAACTTGTGGCAGACACCTCCAG AAGTAAAACTCAGTCAGCAATGGAGGGTCGGTACTGGTGATAATAGTAAAGAAGCAGAATTCCAGAAAAACAGGAACCGCCGTGAGAAGGAAACCTTTTATCAGACAAACCAGGAGATACCGTTGAACCCCAAGGAACCATGGGACCGGGAGATGGACTACGATGACAGTTTGACTCCAGAAATTCCGATAGAGCAGTTGCCTGAACCTAATGGGGGCAGCAATGCAGAGGCTCATGTTTCTCCTAAGCATGGTGTGGATAGTGCTGTAACACAGATTGTTGCCAGTCAAAGAGCAGTTGGTTCTGTTCCATTGCCACCTGATACTTCGCAAAGTGGTAATGCTAGCACCGCTGAACCAGATCTAGAGTTGCTTGCTGTGCTACTTAAAAATCCAGAATTGGTTTTTGCTTTGACATCAGGGCAAGCTGCCAACTTATCGAGTGAGGAAACTGTGAAACTGCTTGATATGATTAAAGCTGGTAACGCTACTAGTAACAATGGGATAAATAGACAAGTGGAAGAGAAGGTCGAAGTTTCTCTTCCATCCCCAACACCTTCAACCAACCCTGGAACG AGTGGATGGAGACCGGAAGGAGTCAGGAATCCATTTTCACGGGTTCCGTTGCCTAAGAGAGTGGCTGAGAGTCCCCCAGCAGTGGCCACCGCTAAGTCGGTGTTGCCATCACATATGTTGGCGCCTCACAATCCACCAGTAATGTCTTCATATTCACTGTCCCAAGTAACTAGCATGGTGCATGAAAAATACTCTCCCTTAGGTTCATCTCTACATCAACCCCCTTTAACTAGCTCCTCAATTGTACATACAAATTTACCCCCGGCCACTGGACCCATGTATAATTTACATCCTCAAGATGTGTCTTCACTACGGCTTGAATCCGCAACTAACATCAAACCGCAAGCATCGATGTCAAATAATATGTATAACGTAGAGGAAAGACGACACCATTCTTTCCCAACCCTATTGCCGGTAGCACCATCGCGACTTATGCTACCGCATATGCATCAGCAGCAGTATCAAccacaacaacagcaacaacatTATGCCGAGCCCTCCCCTTCTGTGCCTATGTACTCCAAGCAAATTGGTAAGTCGAGTAATGCGCCTGATTCGTGGAGGCCCCAGCAGAATTTACCATCAAATTACAACCCTATAGTGAATCAAAACAATAGTAACTATCATCGTGGCTTATATGTGGAGGAAGATGAGTTTGAGTCATGGAGTCCAGATAATAGTCCATCTAGAAATTCTGAGTATGGTGGGTTGGGAAGAAGTTTTCCCGAACCCAGAATGGATTCGGGACGGGGATACCGGCCTACTGATCAGTCGAGGGTGAGGAGTTCTCCTGGATacagggatagtaatagacatGGAAACAGAAGGTGGCGTGACCAACGGAGACGATGA